One part of the Enterococcus sp. DIV1094 genome encodes these proteins:
- a CDS encoding Cof-type HAD-IIB family hydrolase: MIKLILTDLDGTFLNSKGEFDKKLYTEVKALMDEQQIFFAPCTGKQCERVEELFGPELSQDLWILGDSATRIKHQDEYVYESLLPNKVGTEILQKLEEISDEYTIIACTPSAAIIKNTVPEEEAKVVRRSYARVKTVESLKEITEDFVKITVFDPQKKCFEHVKQLEEFKQQAYIVASEAAWIDISNHNVHKGTTVAELQKILNVTPEETMAFGDGLNDIELLERAAYSFAMSNAFEQIKEVAQFVTKSNDENAVLHTIKKMIALQA, encoded by the coding sequence ATGATTAAATTGATCTTAACAGACTTAGATGGCACGTTTTTAAATAGTAAAGGGGAATTTGATAAAAAATTATACACAGAAGTGAAAGCGCTTATGGACGAACAACAGATATTTTTTGCACCATGCACAGGAAAACAATGTGAACGTGTCGAAGAGTTATTCGGACCTGAGCTTTCCCAGGATTTATGGATTCTCGGCGATAGCGCTACTCGAATCAAGCACCAAGATGAATATGTTTACGAATCTTTATTACCAAATAAAGTCGGAACTGAAATCCTTCAAAAACTAGAGGAAATCTCTGATGAATACACGATCATCGCTTGCACACCAAGTGCAGCAATCATCAAAAATACCGTACCTGAAGAAGAAGCCAAAGTGGTTCGTCGCTCCTATGCCAGGGTCAAGACGGTTGAAAGTCTAAAAGAAATAACGGAAGACTTTGTAAAAATCACCGTGTTTGATCCGCAAAAAAAATGTTTTGAACATGTCAAACAGTTAGAAGAATTTAAACAACAAGCCTATATCGTTGCTTCAGAAGCTGCTTGGATCGACATCTCAAATCATAATGTCCATAAAGGAACAACAGTGGCAGAATTGCAAAAAATCCTAAACGTCACACCAGAAGAAACGATGGCATTTGGTGACGGCCTAAATGATATCGAATTATTAGAACGCGCAGCTTACAGCTTTGCGATGAGCAATGCCTTTGAGCAAATCAAAGAAGTTGCCCAATTTGTAACAAAATCAAATGACGAAAATGCGGTGCTCCATACGATCAAAAAAATGATTGCCTTACAAGCGTGA
- a CDS encoding quaternary amine ABC transporter ATP-binding protein: MVKVEVKNLTKIFGKRTQAALEMMKKHQPKTEILQKTGATVGVYEASFDVQEGEIFVIMGLSGSGKSTLIRLLNRLIEPTSGNILIDGEDISKLSKEELREVRRHKINMVFQNFGLFPHRTILENTEYGLEVRGIPKEERQAKAEKALENSSLLTFKDQYPSQLSGGMQQRVGLARALANDPEILLMDEAFSALDPLIRREMQDELLELQSNVQKTIIFITHDLNEALRIGDRIALMKDGEIMQIGTGEEILTNPANDYVREFVEEVDRSKVLTAQNIMVPALTTNIESDGPNVALTRMRNEEVSMLMAVDKKRNLKGIITADQALEARRQKRPLIDFLDENVTVIGKDMLVSDIFNIIYDSPTPLAVVDNGKLKGVVIRGSVIEALAETSEVSEHE; encoded by the coding sequence TTGGTAAAAGTAGAAGTCAAAAACTTAACGAAAATATTTGGTAAACGAACACAAGCTGCTTTGGAAATGATGAAAAAGCATCAACCGAAAACAGAGATTTTACAAAAGACTGGCGCCACTGTCGGTGTCTATGAAGCAAGTTTTGATGTACAAGAAGGCGAGATATTCGTAATTATGGGACTTTCAGGGAGTGGGAAATCAACCTTGATCCGTTTATTGAATCGTTTGATCGAGCCGACATCAGGAAACATCTTGATTGACGGAGAAGACATCTCGAAATTGAGTAAAGAAGAACTGCGCGAAGTTCGCCGTCACAAAATCAATATGGTTTTCCAAAACTTCGGTCTCTTCCCTCATCGAACGATTTTAGAAAATACAGAATACGGTCTTGAAGTTCGTGGTATTCCTAAAGAAGAACGTCAAGCAAAAGCAGAAAAAGCGTTAGAAAACTCAAGTTTGCTAACCTTTAAAGATCAATACCCTAGTCAATTATCTGGGGGGATGCAACAACGTGTGGGGTTAGCCCGTGCATTGGCAAATGATCCAGAGATCCTCTTGATGGACGAAGCTTTTTCAGCACTTGATCCGTTGATTCGTCGGGAAATGCAAGATGAATTGTTAGAACTACAATCAAATGTACAAAAAACGATTATCTTCATCACACATGATTTAAATGAAGCGTTGCGTATCGGGGATCGCATTGCGTTGATGAAAGATGGCGAAATCATGCAAATCGGTACTGGAGAAGAAATACTGACAAATCCAGCCAATGATTACGTGAGAGAATTCGTTGAAGAAGTGGACCGTTCGAAAGTCTTGACAGCTCAAAACATCATGGTACCAGCATTAACAACAAATATTGAATCAGATGGACCAAACGTAGCGTTGACACGTATGCGTAATGAAGAAGTCAGCATGTTGATGGCTGTCGATAAGAAACGCAACTTAAAAGGGATCATTACAGCAGATCAAGCATTAGAAGCAAGACGTCAAAAACGTCCACTGATCGATTTCCTTGATGAAAATGTTACAGTGATCGGCAAAGATATGCTTGTTAGTGATATCTTCAATATTATTTATGATTCGCCAACACCATTAGCTGTGGTTGACAACGGTAAATTAAAAGGCGTTGTTATCCGAGGTAGCGTGATCGAAGCGTTAGCAGAAACAAGTGAGGTGAGCGAACATGAATAA
- a CDS encoding GntR family transcriptional regulator, whose product MSEKTKVVRPRYQQIAVDLAERIVENRYQIGEKIHARSTLASTYNASPETTRKAINVLVDLGIMEVRHGSGAFVASKEKAKDFLLQYQDVQSIQETKAEIMESVKKQQEELNHFSQLLDQLVSQTKRIHKMNPLLPFELALTEEAAHLDQSISELNIWQATGATVIAISHEQELLVSPGPYAKFSAGDTVHFIGNEYTLQRMTNFFYPDGQ is encoded by the coding sequence ATGAGCGAAAAAACCAAGGTGGTGCGCCCACGTTATCAACAGATCGCCGTTGATTTAGCTGAACGAATCGTCGAAAATCGCTATCAGATCGGTGAGAAGATCCATGCAAGATCAACTTTAGCAAGCACATATAACGCTTCGCCGGAAACGACTCGTAAAGCAATCAATGTTCTGGTCGATCTGGGTATCATGGAAGTGCGCCATGGGAGTGGTGCATTTGTAGCTTCTAAAGAAAAAGCAAAGGATTTCTTGTTGCAATACCAAGATGTGCAATCGATCCAAGAAACGAAAGCAGAAATCATGGAAAGTGTGAAGAAACAACAAGAAGAATTGAACCATTTTTCGCAACTGTTAGATCAACTCGTGAGTCAAACGAAGCGAATACATAAGATGAACCCACTTCTTCCTTTTGAACTTGCGTTGACAGAAGAAGCGGCTCACTTAGATCAATCAATCAGTGAATTGAATATTTGGCAAGCAACTGGTGCCACAGTTATTGCGATCTCCCATGAGCAAGAGCTATTAGTCTCGCCTGGTCCATATGCTAAATTCTCAGCAGGAGATACCGTCCACTTTATTGGGAACGAGTACACGCTGCAACGAATGACAAACTTTTTTTATCCAGATGGGCAGTGA
- the nrdH gene encoding glutaredoxin-like protein NrdH gives MNVKIFSKNNCMQCKMVKRFLAENKIDFEEVNIDEQPEAISWLKDQGFQSVPVITSDAATVIGFRPDQLRHLAS, from the coding sequence ATGAACGTAAAAATCTTTTCTAAAAATAATTGTATGCAATGTAAAATGGTGAAACGCTTTTTAGCTGAAAATAAAATCGACTTTGAAGAAGTAAATATCGACGAGCAACCTGAAGCAATCTCATGGTTAAAAGACCAAGGATTCCAAAGTGTTCCGGTCATCACTTCTGACGCAGCAACTGTCATCGGCTTCAGACCAGACCAACTACGTCACTTAGCTAGCTAA
- a CDS encoding ABC transporter permease/substrate binding protein, whose amino-acid sequence MNNLLNYQVPVADWVETITDWLTTTFAGLFSFLQTIGQAVMTAITNLLLVIPAPLFILLMTVAAFFISKKRPGLTLFTLIGLWFIYNQGLWTDLMNTVTLVLLSSVISIIIGVPLGILMAKNDKAQGIIKPILDFMQTMPGFVYLIPAVAFFGIGMVPGVFASVIFALPPTVRFTNLGIRQVPRELVEASDSFGSTSWQKLVKLELPLAKGTIMAGINQTTMLSLSMVVIASMIGAPGLGRGVLSALQRAQVGNGFVNGVALVILAIIIDRFTQHLNQPNDQKAASTSKQKNKKRQGLIIGAVVVVLLGAIGVGSFTSSTKDTNTINLSYVEWDTEVASTNVVAEVLKEMGYDVKVTPLDNSIMWESVAKGESDGMVAAWLPKTHGSQYEQYKDQVDDLGANLKGAKVGLAVPAYMDVNSIADLTDEAGKKITGIEPGAGVVNAAENTIAQYPNLDGWTVETSSSGAMTVALGQAIKNQEPIVFTGWTPHWMFAKYDLKYLEDPKNAMGDAEEIHTIVRQGLKEDQPEAYAVLDKFNWTEKDMEEVMLEINNGKDPQQAAREWIDKNQEKVASWKN is encoded by the coding sequence ATGAATAATCTATTAAACTATCAGGTACCCGTCGCTGACTGGGTCGAAACGATCACTGATTGGTTGACCACAACGTTCGCAGGACTGTTTTCATTCCTACAAACGATTGGTCAAGCAGTGATGACAGCTATCACGAATCTTTTATTAGTGATACCAGCACCACTATTTATTCTTTTAATGACAGTTGCAGCATTCTTTATTTCAAAAAAACGTCCTGGGTTGACATTATTTACTTTGATTGGGTTATGGTTCATCTATAATCAAGGGCTATGGACAGATTTGATGAACACCGTCACATTAGTTTTACTGTCTAGTGTGATCTCGATCATCATTGGTGTGCCACTGGGTATTTTGATGGCGAAAAATGATAAAGCACAAGGAATCATTAAACCAATCCTTGACTTTATGCAAACAATGCCAGGTTTTGTCTACTTGATCCCAGCAGTTGCCTTCTTCGGAATCGGAATGGTTCCAGGGGTATTTGCTTCTGTGATCTTTGCATTACCACCAACTGTTCGTTTTACAAACTTAGGGATTCGCCAAGTGCCAAGAGAGTTAGTCGAAGCTTCTGATTCATTTGGTAGTACGAGTTGGCAAAAGTTAGTGAAGCTTGAATTGCCTCTAGCAAAAGGAACGATCATGGCAGGGATCAACCAAACAACCATGCTTTCTCTTTCAATGGTCGTGATTGCTTCAATGATCGGAGCACCTGGTTTAGGTCGCGGCGTTCTTTCCGCTCTGCAACGTGCACAAGTCGGAAATGGTTTCGTCAATGGGGTAGCATTAGTTATCTTGGCCATCATCATTGACCGTTTTACACAACATTTGAATCAACCAAATGATCAAAAAGCAGCAAGTACTTCGAAACAAAAAAATAAAAAGCGTCAAGGACTGATCATCGGTGCAGTCGTGGTTGTACTATTAGGTGCGATCGGTGTCGGAAGTTTTACTTCTTCAACAAAAGACACAAACACGATCAATCTTTCTTACGTGGAATGGGATACAGAGGTAGCTTCAACGAATGTCGTAGCAGAAGTCTTAAAAGAGATGGGCTATGATGTAAAAGTGACGCCTTTAGATAACTCGATCATGTGGGAATCTGTTGCAAAAGGAGAATCAGATGGGATGGTTGCCGCTTGGCTACCTAAAACGCATGGTTCTCAATATGAGCAATACAAAGATCAAGTTGATGATCTAGGTGCAAACTTGAAAGGCGCTAAAGTCGGATTAGCTGTTCCAGCATACATGGACGTAAATTCGATTGCAGATCTAACCGATGAAGCAGGCAAAAAAATCACCGGTATCGAACCTGGTGCAGGTGTCGTGAATGCAGCAGAAAATACGATTGCCCAATACCCTAATCTGGACGGTTGGACAGTTGAGACCTCTTCTTCAGGAGCGATGACTGTTGCTTTAGGCCAAGCAATCAAAAATCAAGAACCAATCGTCTTTACTGGTTGGACACCACACTGGATGTTTGCGAAGTATGACTTGAAATATCTAGAAGATCCAAAGAATGCTATGGGAGATGCGGAAGAGATCCACACGATCGTTCGCCAAGGCTTGAAAGAAGATCAACCAGAAGCATACGCTGTGTTGGATAAATTCAACTGGACAGAAAAAGATATGGAAGAAGTCATGTTGGAAATCAACAACGGCAAAGACCCACAACAAGCAGCCAGAGAATGGATCGATAAGAACCAAGAAAAAGTTGCTAGTTGGAAAAACTAA
- the nrdE gene encoding class 1b ribonucleoside-diphosphate reductase subunit alpha — protein sequence MSLKNLKDVSYFKLNNEINRPVNGQIPLNKDKEALAAFFEENVKPNTMTFPTVIDKIKYLIDNQYLEAEFVQLYSSEFIEKLYQFLFEQNFTFKSFMAAYKFYSQYALKTNDGSAYLESYEDRVAFNALYFANGDEELALALADEMIHQRYQPATPSFLNAGRKRRGELVSCFLTQVTDDMNSIGRSINSALQLSRIGGGVGITLSNLREAGAPIKGYEGAASGVVPVMKLFEDSFSYSNQLGQRQGAGVVYLNVFHPDIMMFLSAKKENADEKIRVKTLSLGVIVPDKFYELTRKNQEMYLFSPYSVEKEYGVPFSYVDITAEYDNLVANPNIRKQKIKARDLENEISKLQQESGYPYIINIDTANRENPVDGKIIMSNLCSEILQVQTPSVINGKQEYEELGTDISCNLGSTNIVNLMESPDFGRSVRTMTRALTYITDASDIDVVPPIQNGNKLNHTIGLGAMGLHTYFAKEQMEYGSEDSLDFTNVYFMLLNYWTLVESNNIARERKQVFHNFEKSAYADGTYFDKYVTGEFQPKSERVAALFEGIFIPTAQDWENLKQAIMKDGLYHQNRLAVAPNGSISYINDTSASIHPITRMIEERQEKKIGKIYYPAPYLSNETIPYYTSAYDMDMRKVIDIYATAQKHVDQGMSMTLFMRSEIPEGLYEWKDTTKQSTRDLNILRHYAFHKGIKSIYYVRTFTDDAEEIGSNQCESCVI from the coding sequence ATGAGTCTTAAAAATTTAAAAGATGTCAGCTACTTTAAGCTGAACAATGAAATCAATCGACCAGTCAACGGGCAAATCCCTTTAAATAAAGATAAAGAAGCTTTAGCTGCTTTTTTTGAAGAAAATGTCAAACCAAATACCATGACTTTTCCGACAGTGATCGACAAAATCAAGTATTTGATCGACAATCAGTATTTAGAAGCTGAATTTGTTCAATTATATAGTAGTGAATTTATTGAAAAACTTTATCAATTCCTATTCGAACAAAACTTTACATTCAAATCATTCATGGCGGCATATAAGTTTTATTCCCAATATGCCTTAAAAACAAATGATGGTTCTGCTTACTTAGAATCTTATGAAGATCGTGTAGCGTTCAACGCATTGTACTTTGCGAATGGTGATGAAGAACTAGCTTTGGCTTTAGCTGACGAAATGATCCATCAACGTTACCAACCGGCAACTCCTTCATTCTTGAATGCTGGACGTAAACGTCGTGGTGAATTGGTTTCTTGTTTCTTGACTCAAGTAACGGATGACATGAATTCGATTGGTCGCTCGATCAACTCAGCCTTACAACTTTCACGAATCGGTGGCGGTGTGGGGATCACTCTTTCGAACTTGCGTGAAGCCGGCGCTCCGATCAAAGGCTACGAAGGTGCAGCCAGCGGTGTTGTTCCAGTAATGAAGTTGTTTGAAGACAGCTTTAGTTACTCGAACCAACTAGGTCAACGTCAAGGTGCAGGTGTCGTTTACTTAAATGTCTTCCATCCTGATATCATGATGTTCCTTTCAGCTAAAAAAGAAAATGCGGACGAAAAAATCCGTGTAAAAACTTTATCTCTTGGCGTGATCGTCCCAGATAAATTTTATGAATTGACGCGTAAAAACCAAGAAATGTATCTATTCAGCCCATACAGTGTCGAAAAAGAATACGGCGTACCGTTTTCTTACGTGGATATCACTGCGGAATATGACAACTTAGTGGCAAACCCAAATATCCGCAAACAAAAAATCAAAGCGCGTGATCTAGAAAACGAGATCTCTAAATTACAACAAGAATCTGGTTATCCATATATCATCAATATCGATACAGCAAATCGTGAAAATCCTGTAGATGGTAAAATCATCATGAGTAACTTATGTTCTGAGATTTTACAAGTACAGACACCTTCTGTCATCAATGGCAAACAAGAATACGAAGAGTTGGGAACAGATATCTCATGTAACTTAGGTTCGACAAACATCGTCAACTTGATGGAAAGTCCTGACTTTGGTCGTTCTGTCCGCACGATGACTCGTGCTTTGACTTATATCACTGATGCTTCAGATATCGATGTCGTTCCTCCAATCCAAAACGGGAACAAGTTGAATCATACGATCGGACTTGGTGCAATGGGACTTCACACTTACTTTGCTAAAGAACAAATGGAGTATGGTTCTGAAGATTCGCTTGATTTCACGAATGTCTATTTCATGTTGTTGAATTACTGGACACTTGTTGAAAGTAACAATATCGCACGTGAAAGAAAACAAGTCTTCCATAACTTTGAAAAATCAGCTTACGCAGATGGTACGTATTTTGATAAATATGTGACTGGCGAATTCCAACCAAAATCGGAAAGAGTCGCTGCTTTGTTTGAAGGGATCTTTATTCCTACTGCGCAAGACTGGGAAAACTTGAAGCAAGCAATCATGAAAGATGGCTTGTATCACCAAAATCGTTTAGCGGTAGCGCCTAATGGTTCTATTTCTTATATCAATGATACGAGCGCAAGTATCCACCCAATCACTCGTATGATCGAAGAACGTCAAGAAAAGAAAATTGGTAAGATCTATTACCCAGCACCATATCTATCAAATGAAACGATCCCATATTATACTTCTGCATATGATATGGATATGCGTAAAGTGATCGATATCTATGCAACAGCACAAAAACATGTGGATCAAGGTATGAGTATGACGTTGTTTATGCGTTCAGAAATCCCAGAAGGTTTATATGAATGGAAAGACACGACAAAACAATCCACACGTGACCTGAATATTTTAAGACACTATGCTTTCCACAAAGGAATCAAATCGATTTATTATGTACGTACATTTACAGATGACGCAGAAGAAATCGGCAGCAATCAATGTGAAAGCTGTGTGATCTAA
- a CDS encoding ISL3 family transposase: MENSIKKMLRLTDKYLTIQDVSYETFHQTNTLVIDAVLAPPTSACLTCGSAVRDSKGKTVIVKNGKKMTCIRFDQFNHLPLIMRLKKQRYHCRNCHTHWTAQSYFVRPNHSIAEHVKMKIIALLTEKVSLSFIAKHCQVSIPTVTRILKSLKTYLPKQAKRHLPKVLMVDEFRSHVSSEDKMSFICADGETGQLVDILPTRKLSRLTTYFQTCVNPSDVDYLVTDMNAAYFQLTKKVFPHAKLVIDRFHVIKHMNQAFQDFRVREMKRLIASGNRTMPRKLKSHWRLLTKNRKNINHTEYKTWRSFRAPKYPYLTEAMVLDRLLSASTALKVAYQAFHELADAFRDKDHESFFTLLHQLPETLDKEFRLKLQNLLSYEEGIRHSLIYPYSNGKIEAKNTHIKTLKRVSYGFKSFENMRIRIFLTNQVIHVK, translated from the coding sequence ATGGAAAATTCTATCAAAAAAATGCTCCGATTAACAGATAAATATTTAACCATCCAAGATGTTTCTTACGAAACGTTCCATCAAACCAATACTTTAGTTATTGACGCAGTGTTAGCTCCTCCTACTTCTGCTTGTTTGACTTGTGGCTCTGCCGTGAGAGATTCGAAGGGGAAAACGGTCATTGTCAAAAATGGCAAGAAAATGACCTGCATTCGTTTCGATCAATTCAACCATTTACCGCTAATCATGCGGCTGAAGAAACAACGTTATCACTGTAGAAACTGCCATACCCATTGGACAGCCCAAAGCTATTTTGTTCGGCCAAATCATTCGATTGCCGAGCATGTAAAAATGAAAATCATTGCTTTACTCACCGAAAAGGTCTCCTTATCTTTTATCGCAAAGCATTGCCAGGTGTCTATTCCAACGGTGACGCGTATTTTGAAGTCGTTAAAAACCTATTTACCAAAACAAGCCAAGCGCCACCTGCCCAAAGTATTGATGGTCGATGAATTTCGTTCCCATGTATCCTCAGAAGATAAGATGAGTTTTATTTGTGCCGATGGGGAAACCGGGCAATTAGTTGATATCTTACCCACTCGAAAATTGTCTCGGTTGACCACTTATTTCCAGACATGTGTGAATCCATCTGACGTCGACTATTTAGTTACTGATATGAATGCGGCGTATTTTCAACTAACAAAAAAAGTATTTCCTCATGCCAAACTGGTCATTGATCGTTTTCATGTGATCAAACACATGAATCAAGCGTTCCAAGATTTTCGTGTCCGTGAAATGAAACGCCTGATTGCTTCGGGCAATCGGACAATGCCAAGGAAATTAAAAAGCCATTGGCGCTTACTCACCAAAAATCGGAAGAATATCAACCACACAGAATATAAAACTTGGCGTAGCTTTCGTGCCCCAAAGTATCCTTACCTGACAGAAGCCATGGTGCTTGACCGTTTATTAAGTGCTTCAACTGCCTTGAAAGTCGCCTATCAAGCGTTCCATGAACTAGCGGATGCCTTTCGTGACAAAGACCACGAGTCATTTTTCACTCTCTTGCATCAGTTACCAGAAACATTAGATAAAGAATTTCGGCTAAAACTACAAAATCTTCTGAGCTATGAAGAAGGGATTCGTCATTCTTTGATTTATCCTTACTCTAATGGGAAAATTGAAGCAAAAAACACCCACATCAAAACACTCAAACGAGTGTCTTATGGCTTTAAATCATTTGAGAACATGCGCATCCGAATCTTTTTGACGAATCAAGTCATTCACGTCAAATAA
- a CDS encoding ROK family transcriptional regulator produces MTTKKNLIRQTNLNRVLSLLYQHQKLYSSEIVEATKISMVTINSLVKELVDDGFLFEHPNKPREIGRPATQYEFNYDRKHSLLFVFREENKQLYVDIFTIDLKGERLAKQTRPFFDVSPSAFQLLIANHLKSASTIASLGFSIPAKISEGMITSSWYEKMDHWPIHQLIEEVTDLPYHIQNDAHLFTIGHCLLKQLPLSETIVGIYYPQNSMPGVTLLAKSSLIEGHDSLAGEAKYFPMFLDQGSPETPGELAENLSSLIATYNALIAPDKFVLAIDPDIKPLVEESLAQNLYLAKQPNSPLFIYLDDLETSIVLGLHWLIYHHTPFDLACY; encoded by the coding sequence ATGACAACTAAAAAAAATCTAATACGGCAAACCAATTTAAATCGCGTACTTTCCTTGCTTTATCAACATCAAAAGCTATATTCATCCGAAATCGTTGAAGCAACAAAGATCAGTATGGTGACGATCAATTCTTTAGTGAAGGAGTTGGTGGATGATGGCTTTTTATTTGAACATCCTAACAAACCAAGAGAAATCGGGCGTCCGGCAACACAATATGAATTCAATTATGATAGAAAGCATTCATTGCTGTTTGTTTTTCGAGAAGAAAACAAACAATTATATGTAGATATTTTTACGATTGACTTAAAAGGTGAACGATTGGCAAAACAAACACGCCCTTTTTTTGATGTCTCTCCTTCTGCCTTTCAGTTGCTGATTGCTAATCATCTAAAGAGCGCATCAACGATTGCCTCTCTTGGATTTTCGATTCCTGCTAAAATTTCAGAGGGAATGATCACTTCTAGTTGGTATGAAAAAATGGATCATTGGCCGATTCATCAGTTGATTGAGGAAGTGACGGATCTTCCTTATCATATTCAAAATGATGCCCACCTTTTTACGATTGGTCATTGTCTTTTAAAACAACTGCCATTGTCTGAAACGATCGTTGGCATCTACTATCCACAAAATAGTATGCCGGGTGTCACATTGCTTGCCAAGTCCTCTTTGATCGAAGGCCATGACTCGCTTGCTGGCGAAGCGAAATATTTCCCGATGTTCTTAGATCAAGGAAGTCCTGAAACGCCTGGCGAACTAGCTGAAAATCTTTCTTCTTTGATTGCTACGTATAATGCGTTGATTGCCCCAGATAAATTCGTCTTGGCAATTGACCCAGATATCAAGCCTCTTGTAGAGGAATCTTTAGCACAAAACCTTTATTTAGCAAAACAACCTAATTCTCCTCTATTTATCTATCTGGATGATTTAGAGACCAGTATCGTTTTAGGTCTTCACTGGCTGATTTATCACCATACGCCTTTTGACCTTGCTTGCTATTGA
- a CDS encoding DUF1836 domain-containing protein encodes MEKMRQQLVDWGENLESFRLPHWEELPDLELYMDQVKTLVDRYLSPVIQGEKHPLLTSSMVNNYVKLGMIPAPVKKKYSKQHVAFLIAITTLKQILTIPEIKEGILFQGKTIGIREAYNLFCDEQENAIRMVSQLAQGKQLEQLLNKEIPLEYVAVRSATISFAMKLLAEKTISLESEYLQEAKKEKENEE; translated from the coding sequence ATGGAAAAAATGCGACAGCAGTTAGTCGATTGGGGAGAGAATCTCGAATCCTTTCGATTACCTCATTGGGAAGAGCTTCCCGACCTAGAGCTTTATATGGACCAAGTGAAAACATTGGTAGATCGCTATCTCTCACCAGTGATCCAAGGAGAAAAACATCCTTTGCTGACTTCATCCATGGTGAATAACTATGTGAAGTTAGGCATGATACCGGCGCCAGTCAAAAAAAAATACAGTAAACAACATGTGGCATTTTTGATTGCGATCACGACGCTCAAACAAATCTTAACGATCCCCGAGATCAAAGAAGGGATTTTATTCCAAGGGAAAACGATTGGGATACGAGAAGCGTACAATCTTTTTTGTGATGAGCAAGAAAATGCGATACGAATGGTTAGTCAATTAGCCCAAGGAAAACAACTTGAACAATTATTAAATAAAGAAATTCCATTAGAATATGTTGCTGTTCGTTCAGCGACGATTTCTTTTGCAATGAAGCTACTAGCGGAAAAAACCATCAGCCTGGAAAGCGAATATTTACAAGAGGCAAAAAAGGAGAAAGAAAATGAAGAATAA
- a CDS encoding GH25 family lysozyme, producing MGTMIKWIGVICFTLLVFTGGTAHATSLAIKPTITEKNQHVLGSSQLPELSTRTVTDDSGISAAEPGRPAKDFIDISSNNGPITVEEFQTMKNYGIKGVVVKLTEADSYKNPLAPEQIAAAVAAGLKVSVYHYAWFNEEADTKAEAQFLLDYMKELHLPASTVVVNDSENPKMNVEKATDNALIFQKMIQQGGYQQVVHYSSASWFTENKLDMTRLGKENCWVAQWPYDPSDKNPLHTDTAAWQWASDLYFPEFPTRYFDISSDYLKKFTS from the coding sequence ATGGGTACAATGATCAAATGGATAGGTGTTATTTGTTTTACTTTATTGGTTTTTACCGGAGGAACAGCACATGCCACTTCACTTGCGATCAAGCCAACGATCACTGAAAAAAATCAACATGTACTAGGTAGTAGTCAACTTCCAGAACTAAGCACGCGGACTGTGACGGATGACTCCGGCATATCAGCAGCAGAACCGGGAAGACCAGCCAAAGATTTTATTGATATTTCTTCTAACAATGGTCCGATTACTGTCGAAGAGTTCCAAACGATGAAAAACTACGGCATCAAAGGTGTAGTCGTGAAATTGACTGAAGCAGACTCGTACAAAAATCCGCTGGCTCCTGAACAGATAGCTGCGGCAGTTGCAGCAGGGTTAAAAGTGAGTGTCTATCATTATGCTTGGTTCAATGAAGAAGCAGATACCAAAGCCGAAGCACAATTTTTATTGGATTATATGAAAGAACTGCATCTGCCAGCCTCAACTGTTGTTGTCAACGATAGTGAAAATCCAAAAATGAATGTGGAGAAAGCAACAGACAATGCGCTGATCTTCCAAAAAATGATCCAACAAGGCGGTTATCAACAAGTTGTCCACTATTCCAGTGCTTCTTGGTTTACCGAAAATAAACTAGATATGACACGTCTCGGAAAAGAGAACTGTTGGGTTGCGCAATGGCCATATGATCCTTCTGATAAAAATCCATTGCATACGGATACAGCAGCTTGGCAGTGGGCAAGTGATCTTTATTTCCCAGAATTTCCTACCAGATATTTTGATATAAGTAGTGATTATTTAAAAAAATTTACAAGTTAA